The window AATCCcatcaagaaaataaaaacaaaagtataaaTCCTACTAAGAATGAGTCATTTCAGAATAATATCATATTATTGAATTGTAGATGCAGTAAATACTTTACATACCTGCTGCTAAGCTTAatctatttaaatgtattaaaatttatgaaaaatatgaaaaaaaataaaataaaatatgggcTTCCAAATTGTGGCGGGGTAGAAGTATGAAGTAGAACAATATGCAAACACTCAATTAATTTAAGTCCAAATTGTGATTAAAGAGTAAGTTGAGTGTAGTTGCATCTGACCACTAGGGTCCGTTTAGTTTAGTTGATGTGAAGGTCACGCCGACCTGGAACGTGGAGTTCAGCTGTAATGAGTTCAGCGATAATATCACACGTCTATAAATAAACAGATGCCGTGAAACGAACAACAAACGTCAGCCGGCTGAACCTTTTACAACTTAAAGGTTACTCACAGCGACGCCTCCGTCCTCGgagtccaggtccaggtccgcGTATCGAtcctgtccaacacacacacgcgcacagcgCGTTAACGCTCACGCCGGTTGGTTCGGTAAACGACGCTTCCAATTAACCGAAGTTACCTGACGTTAACCGACGCgacgctacaacaacaacaacaacaacaacaacacggagaGGGGCTTCAAACGCGCACTCACCATGACGACCACCCCCGCGTCTGGTCCCCTCGAGGGTCGCTGACTCGACGTGTTTAACCGGTCGGGTATTTGGTCGATGATGCCCGTCGCTTGTCCGGGGAAAATtacaagagaagagaagagaaaacaaaaaggcgcCGATGGAAGTGTGACGGTGACGCAGAGTTCAGAGCCGTTGcgcttcttttttgttttttaaagaacagCAGACATCCCCCGAACTGGCGGCTCTGGTTTTTGACTTCTTTGACCCGAGTTGACCTTCAGGTGGAGGGCGTCTCCGAGGCTCACCTGGGCGTTGACGGTCAGAGCTGTGGTGCCTTCAGGTGCGGCTCGGAATAGTTACAACCATCACATATTCACGCCGACCGCGTTTGTttctgctgccctctgctgccgCTCGGACTTCTTTCTACAGTTTGGCTTTTCGTGATGTCCGGACGTGTTTCAATTCGTTTCTAACGTCTAATGACGTATGTAAGGAACAATCGTGTGCGCGTATTTGTCAATATAATTAAAATCATACAAATGGCCGAGCTGCGGTGTAATGTTAGTTAAATTCGTTTAAATTAAATgggttaaaaatattttttaaaacattttttggtttctacctttacatttttcaataaaaaaatcttccaagtgaaattaaatatttatgtatGAAAGTATGAAAAAGTACCATACTTTGCATAATATCTCCTTTCAAGATTAAAAATCCTAAAACATGTGAAGAAAATATCTATATTACAATCCATATTTTCTGAATTAGTTCTGAAAAAATACATCAAGCCAAAGAGCAGAttcaaacaatatatttattgtcaaataaaaaTTTATAGTTCCCTCATTttccattgaaagaaaaaacacaacttaaTTCAGCTCATACAAAACCTAAACTCTATATTCATAAACTTTTGTCGCTATATAAATTAAAAGGCACATGTAAACCTAATCTATATTTATCCCTGATAAATATTTTACTTTCAATTTTTAAACATACAGAGAATTTGctgcatttttacatttattgagATAGAAAGCAAGCAAAGAATTACCATCAATCTTTTTGAATTTTTATTTAGTGTCCAACAACTTGAGGATTATTCTTTCCAGGAGAGAAAGTAGATCTTTCCCTGCCCGTCACCACAAACCAGTTCATTGGGGTTAACAGGGTTCACCTCCAAGTGCAACACAGGACCTCCACACGCAAACATACCGAcctggaagaggagaaagagagaggacagaACGCAAAGTAAGACCATTTGAAATGATCTGAAAATGAATGCGGCGGAAGAAGTTTGAAGCTAATCGGCTTTCTATCCCCGAGTTTGACGAGACGAACGGAACCATTCTCACATCTCTCTATTAAAATATAACGCCGGAGCCagatggttagcttagcttagcacaaagacgtggaaaaaaaaaaaaagtgagcgaCAGCCAGCCTCAAGAGCAAATAAGCGCATTTCCCAAAACGTCACAGTTCCTGCGAGACTTTACCTGCTTCTTGGTGTTTCTGTCCCACAGCTTCACCGTGCCGTCGTGGGACGCGGAGATGATGAGCCGCTCGGTCAGTTTCAGCACACTGATCCGGTCGCTGTGAGCCTGGAGAcgaaacatcatcatcatcatcatcatcaaaaacAGTGAAGCAACGCTCAGTTATTTCTGATGTTTAGCCAAAACACAGAGCACCAGCTTTAAATGAAGGAATGTTTAAAGTTAAAAGTTGTGTTTAatcttctctttttaaatattgatttatcAACAACAATTCTGACAAATCatctaattatttatttattcaaaaatgCCATATTTGGTAGTTCCGGCTTCTTAAATCTAAGGATGTGAAGCAGTTCTCCATTTGTCTTTCATTGTAAATTAAAATCTTTCCGGTTATTGAACGTTTTGTGACTTTTTATCAACTTATTGAATGATCAAACAAGTTGCAATAATTTGTCTAAAGTGTATAAAGATGTTGCGTATCAGAGTCTCTCATCTCTTACGGGTTTTCTGCTGCTCCACGAGCAAACATCTGGAGGCTCGTTGAACCACATGTTGCCATTCGCGTCCCCACACACGACAAATTCTGAAAGAGCGCAAAACACGTCGGATCGCCACACAATAAACGCAAGACGCAAATAAGCTGCCGTCTGCAGGAGCGGAAGTATGTCGCCAGTGGCTGTAGGAACAGATGCAGTGGAAACAGATGTCTGTACCTTTGTCCACCGATCCAGCTGTTGGCAGActacctttctcctcctctgcagtccccgcctccacctccaccttccccgcctcctcttcctcctcctcctcctcctcctcaatctcTAGGTTAATTGAGCCGAAAGCGCTCTGGAAACCAATTTTAGGGCCCATAGCAAACTGAGGAATGAAATATGACATATTAATGAAATATGTTGCAAACTAAACTGCAGGTTCCCATGAAAATTGATGCATTCTTGGAATATTCTTTGTTTAATTTAGAGACGAGTTTGGAAACACTCACAATGAAACCAATTCTGATTTGTCCTTCTGCGTGTGCCAGCAGCCACATGCTTCTCTCGTCGTTCTGGGTCGTCCCCAAAATACGGCATTGTTGATTCCAGCTGcattataaaacacacacagaaatagttTAACTAAAAAACTAACTTAAAAAAACCAAACCATTGTATTTATAAGCTTTGGTTCTGTAATATTTAGAATAAGcattttaagaaaagaaaagattttaGCACATGATGTAGCATTACTTCAGGACGCTGTAACTCCCGTATGAGGCGGAGTCTTTTGTGACATCAAATATGGTCCCGGTGTCGGAGACGCCCATCAGGACGGAGCAGTAGTTGAGGCGGATCACGGGGGCTTCCACCGCGTACGTGCTCACCTTCACCAGGCTGCGAGCGAAGCAAACGCGGTTACTGCTGCTATAAACATCTGTCCAatcttttgtcccccccccgggTCTCTAGTGGAAAGGCAGGAAACTAAAGACGCAGAAAGTCCCGGCAACTCTTTACCTGGCGAGGCGGCGTTGTCCATCCCACACCACCTTCCACACGTCCACGGCGAGCTTCTCGTAGCTGACGGCGAAGCGCTCGCCGGGCATCGAGCAGATGGCTGTGAGGGTGCCGTCCGACACCTGGCGCACacgaaaaagacacacacacacactgcgcgtGAGCGACAAAGCcacgagaacacacacacacacacacaaacgtgtcCAGCTGGCTTTGCGCGGGTTCCTCACCTGCTTCCGGCCGACCGCGGCGCCGCGGCGCCACACCTCCAGCAGACCGGACTCGTAACCAGCGAGGAGCAGATCGCCTCCCCGAGAGAAGCACAGCGCAGCGACCGGCCCTCGCAGACCGCCAGGCCTCTCTGAGTGGAACAGGAGACGCAGGCGAACCGGGTCAGTCCTCACAACCgcacaaaaaaagtaaaaaaacgcCACGCGCGGCGAGGGGAGAGTCGCACCTGTTGTGCGTTTCCAGCGTCGCAAAGAGCGATCTTCGGAAACCGAGAGGAACTCCGGGAGTCCTTCCGCGAGAACGACTCCACATATTGCACCGCTGTGACCCTGCAAGGTGCCAAAGTGCTCCACCTGCAGGGCGAAGATACAGAGAGTGTGTTCTGTTATGGAGCCATTAGTACTTTATTATTAAGACTAAATCGGGTGGATGTGATGACAGACCTGCAGTGGTTTCCAGAGCTGCACGCTGCCGTCCTCAGAAGCAGTGAACACAGTAATTTCCTCTGGCTTGACTTTTTTGCCCTGGTcttaaaaagcaaaaagaagttGAAGTGATCGCTGGCTAACCTGACAGCAGGAGGCAGCGAGCGTGAGAGTTTACCTGCACGTGGCAGGAGCGAGCAGTGGTGAATACTCTGCTCGTGTGCAGCGACGTGGCAGATTTCTACGTTTGTCTCCCAGTTCCAAACATGGAGCGTCCCCCCGGCTCCGCCGGCCACCACATAGCCGCCCTGCACACGGAAAACACACCGGCTCACGAAAACATACCTCACATTTATACGCATCGTCTCCGACGGATGAATGTGGGACATTTGCTCACGAGGCAGCAGATGGACGCGAGCGGATCCCTCAGGTTTATTTCTCGGAGGCAGCGGCCCGCCTGCAGATCCCACGAACAAAGCGCCCCGTCGCTCGAGGAGCTAATCTGTGACAGACGAGGGAGGCAGACGGAAGACACGTTTGCGCGAACTCCACAGGTGCTGTGGACATCGGGGGTGACGGCTCAACCGGCTCAGGTCGGCGACACTCGTGTGGTGAGGATTTACCGCGCAGTCTGGAGTCCAAGCGCAGCTGGTGATCCAGTCTTTGTGGCAGTGAAGGAGCGACTTGGAGAGAACGGCAGGGGAGGAGCTGACGTCCCACACCAGCAGggcctgaaaacacaaagaccacgatactttgtttttgtctcaaaaagatattaaaaaaaaaaatcacctttACTCGAGTGTTATTTGTGTGATTGTCTTTGTCGAGGGAACCTAGTCTGAATACATCATTCCTACAAAACTTTCACCGCGCACAATAAGCGACGCACCTTGTCTTTTCCACCGGAGAGCAGCTGTCCACCGTCGGGGCTGAAGGCCAGACAGGTGACCGCTCCACTGTGGCCGCTCAGCAGCGCGTGAGGCTGGAGCGAGGGGCCGAGGGCCAGATCACGCAACGAGCACAGGACAATGGAGGACTCATCTGACTCAACAGGGCAGAACAGAAGGGGAGCCAACGGTTACGAGGAGACCGGTTCAATCCGACGCttgtccctttaaaaaaaaacggacgtTAGGGACGCTCACCTGAAGCTGTGGCCAGGTACGTGGCGTTCTGTGCCATGGCCTGGACGGCGCCCGGCTGCACGTTGAACGTCCCCCACTCTTCCAGCCCCGCCAGCAGCCCCGCGTCCTCGTCCGCTCTCCTCCAGACCCTCACGCGCTTGTCGCTTCCCGCGGACAACAGCAGCTCCGGTTGGCTGTGCTCGGCGTCCCGCGCGACCCACAGCAGGCTCAGGGTGGACACGTCCAGGCCCCCCGAGTCCCACGTCTTCTTCCCTGAGAGGACAATTCCAAACAGTATCGTCCGCTCGCTTCATTTTGTGCGACATTCGAGCAAGAAATAGAATTCAGCTTAATCTCATTAGCAAATTCTAAATTAAGTTTTGTTCATGTTTAATATTTGATATCCAACGACGTCGTATTGGTGTCGTCCGGCGATTGAATGTGAATTATGACATAAACACACCTGAGTCGAGGCTGAAGAGCTTGATGCCGTCCCCGTGGTATCCGACGGCGGCACAGTCTCCATTCACAGCGACGCACAGGGCGGCCGGCTCGGACGTCGCCGACTTCAGCTTCTTCAGCGGAGGCTGCGGATCGCCCTGAGAAACCACACGAGGGAAGCTTTACTTCTCTGAACGCCAGCCGTTGTTTTTTCAATCCCTCTCAAGCggttaacgcacacacacgcacgcacgcacacggcgGGAAGTCAACGCAAGATAGACAAGGCGCTTACGTCATCACTTTTCAATGCGGCGACCGAACGCCCGAGTCCTCCCGACcagagctgcagctgttttacacgagagcaaaaacacaaaacggaGCGTTTCGACAACGACAACAACGATCCTACGTTCTTGTCCTCTCAACATGAAGCAGTTACTCCTCACCAGGTGGTCGGAGCCGGCGCTGAGCAGCGTGCTGCCTCCGTCCAGGAAGGCGAGGGCCTCGGCGGCTCCGCGGTGAGCCTGGAAACACCCCACGCAGGTGGAGCTGGGCACCGACCACAGCCTCACCTCCCCGGAGATGGAGCCGGAGCACAgcatggaggaggacggggagaagGAGACGCTGCGCACCGAGCGCCGGTGGCCCGTCAGCGACTGAGGGAACAAAAAACGCAACTCATTCAGCATCACGCGCGTTCAAATTGTCGACAAAAAATGACCCACATTGCAACTCAATAAATCGGCCGGAAGTTACAGGCTCTATGATTGAGACAAGCTAAATATATTTGGATGGTTTCTTTCTTATAAAATGATGTCATGTTGACGTTTCTTAAAAAAGGCTGTTGGTCAGTTGAGTCATTATAATATTGTACATTTCTCCATCTAgagacacttttatttttatacgtTTTATACACCTATAAAAGCGTCTCTACGTTGTCTAATGCTGTTTATAAATCATCTTTTTAAACGGCATCACATTTGAAGAGGTGGCTTAAACTCCCCTTATCATCCGGCTTCATAACTCACCGCAAGAGTTCTGTTCTGCAGCCAGTTCCACACGATCACGTTCCCATTCCAGCAACCAGCAGCCAGCAGGTGACcctcggggtcaaaggtcacgcagTTCAAAGGGCTGGAGCTGGGCAGGGCCGCCACCTCGTGGCCTTTAGCAGAGGACCAAACCTGTGAAGGACAAAAGCAGCACAACGTAGACGGAGAACTTACAGGTGTGTGGTTCTATTAAATGTATTTCGCTTTTAACCGCAACACGGTGGTTTTACAGTCCTCCTTTCTTTGAAACTGACCTTTAACATGAAGTCCAGAGATACAGTGACCAGGTGCTTCCTGTCTGCggtgaggtcacttcctgttatcaCGTTAGCGTGTCCCTGGATGAGAGCGGTCCTGCGAGGACGAGGAACACGGGTTCATTCAAACGTCGGTAGCTTCATCAAATGATATCAGGGGATCGAACCGTCCTCCCACCGGCAGCCATTGGCGATGTCCCAGATCTCTATCCGTCCATCGAAGGAGGTGGTGGCAAGACGTCCGTCCTTCAGGAGGACGCAGCTCGAGATGCCGTCACAGCTGCTCACCAAcgacttcacttcctgtttgtaggAGTTCATTTCAGACAttttttgttgtgctttttcatCTCAATGCGCTCGACAATTGAacaacctcttttttttcttccaacaaaTCATTTCTGGAGAAAACATATTTCAACTTCTGCAGAATTCTTTTCAACGTCATACATTAAACCTTGAACCGCGGGCTGTGAAACCCAATTCAAACCAGCTAGATTTAGTGTCAACAATCAGTAGAAGAAATGCGGCTAAAATGCACGGATTTTAAAGTGAAAACATCATATTTGACGTGCATTGAGCTGCGAGTGAAGAACTTACGTGTCCGGTCCGAGTGCTGATGAGGTGCAGCATCCCCCGCCCGGTGCCGACCACCATGAGCTCTCCATCCGAGCTCCCGACCAAGCAGGTCGGAACGGAAGAGAAAGTCGACACGAGCTCACTGCGCCGGGACACACGCCCCCGTCAAAGCCTCGTTCGACATGGCATCAAACGTTCAGAGAGACAAACTTAAGACCCTCTCACTTGGTCTCCTGGAGAAtcccgccggcgccgccgccgtcgtTGTTCAGCCACTCGACGACCCGCGGCCCCCCGCGGCCCGTCAGGCCTCGCGCCCAGATGTGAGCAGCGGTCTCTGGGGGCTCGTTGAGGGCCTGCTGCAGGAACAGAGCCGGCcacgaggagaggaggggggcgtgTCGCCGCAGGAAGCGCCGGCAGTCTTCTAGACGATCCTGGAAGCCAACTgggagcacagggagagaagcTCCTAAAGGAGGAACAGAAACACACTGGGCGGCGGTTTGTGGGAGCAGTGTGTTCTTGAGCGCTTACGTGAGGCCGCGGACGTATTCTCGCCATCTACACGAGAGGCAGAATTTCACCAACATTaggattttcttttgttcagaCAGGAGTGAACACGACCTTGTTCACGATCCCAAATTCATTTTCACGCACGACAAAGTGACGACCGTCGAACAAGCAGCCGAATGCACGCTCACCACACAGGCTGTAGGCCTCCCGGAGGTGGTGCAGGAGCCCGTGGCGCACGTTTGCGTACAGGAAGTAGTAGCTGGAGAGCAGAGAGtgcagcgcctccacctggccgCTTCGATTCTGACCAAAGCCAAATGGAAAAGGCAGCGCATTTATCACGAGAAACCAGTTAGACAAACCAATTATTATTTAAACTGAGGAGCAATGAGAAAATAAGGTCGGGTAGGAATAGATCAAGTGAGAACAAGGTGCTTCTGGAGTGATGGAATATGACTCACCAGGTTCGCGGGCAGCTGCATGACGGAGTTGGCCTCGCAGAGGAGGAAGGTGTCCGTGCCCTGCGGGTCGGCCAGCGCCCACATGTGAGCTGCGGAAAGAGCCGGTGAGTGACGCGGATTTGACACCCGCGCTGCGTTAACAACAGGCCGCGCGGGCTTTACCTGCCAGCACGAGGTGAGCTCTGGTCCGGTCACTCTCTGTTGGGAGGAGGAAGTCCTCGAAGGCCCTCCTCACCTCCGGATTGGTTAGAGCCAGCAGGTCGTCGGTGTCGCGGCACTGCGACGGACCGATCAGGCTGCGGATGAGAACCGAGAAGGTTTTTTAACTCGCACCTCGTGCGCTTCGTCCTCTAACGTGGAGGAAAtgtaaaagcccccccccaatCGGCGTAACCCATGTGCCTTTGTAGACTCTGCGCTATGCGGGTGAAGGTGGCCATGGGCAGTCGCCCCTCGGGCTTCCTGGACAGACGCAGCACGTCCTGCCAGGCGAGCCGTCCGTCCCGCGAGGACAAGTCGCTGCAGGTGTTCAGCACAGAGTAcaagtctctctccctcagccCTGTCGATGGAGAGGACGAGAAACGGGTCGAGACAGTAAACGACCCGCTACCGATTTGCCCCGCCTGTAGTGTTCCATGCAAGTACAGAAAAACGATTAAGACTTGGAGTGGCGGTACCGGTGGAGCTGACGGCGAGAGCGGCCAGGGCCCAGCGGAGCCCCCGCTCGCCTCGGAACCGCGTGCACAGTCGGGCCAGGCTGCGGTGCACCAACTGGCTCAGAGACTGAGGCAAGTCCTGCAGGCTCTCCTTCAACTGCAGACACGGAGGAACGGGGCCGTGAGCACCCAGCGGGGGAAGAAAGCAACGGCAACGTGCGCGCGCGTCGCGACTAAAGCGCGTTTAAACCTTGTCAAAGGAGGCAAAGTTCCTCAGGTCCTCGCAGGCCAGGCGCAGGTAGAGAGGACTCGCTGCTCCCTTCTTCATCACCAGCGTCTGGAGCTGCACGCGGCACATGTTTCAGTTGAGACCAGCGTTGGATTGAGACAGCTTGGGGTAAATGATCAAGTGCACACGAGAGGAACCTGGTTGTTGAATGCGGAGTCGCTGAGTTTCTTCCCGAAGGAGTCCAGTTCCTTCTTAACCATCTCCTTCCGGTCCAGCACGGTAAGCGGCCCCAGCGCCAACAGGACGGCGCCTCTTTTCTCGGCCAGCGTTTGTAACAGTGGCGCTTTGCTTGTGATGCTCAATACCAAACAAACTCcctgacaagaaaaaaaaaaaaaacagagaatctGAAACCCCTAAAAATGTAGTTCCATAGATCAGTTTTTGTTCGACATCCAAAACCGTGAATCAGAATCCTTTGCTTTTGCAcggaaaataacatttaatttgaatgtACTTTAACTGAACAGTTCggaacaatgacaataaagcgGGTCAAAGATAAAGAGAAGATAAAGAAACGCGATTCCGTTTCAGGCATTTTTCTGTGCGTGTAACTGACCTGTGGAAGCTGCTGTGGTATCCAATCAGAGTTGAGCTGACCTCGGCCGTCTTGCAGGAGATCCACTCCATCAATGAGCAGCACCACAGCCTTTTCCCTCTTTACGCCACTCAAGAAGGAGTGAAATTCTAACAGCAGATCTCTGCAATTAAAAGCAGTCAAATTGGAGGGAAACGCTGTTGGTGAATCGTGAAACATGCTGCAAGTTCTTTCAAAGGATGCTTGAAAATCCAGCTACTTGTAAGAGCGGGGAAGAGGCGACGCCTCCTTGGTGTCGTTCATCCTTCTCAACCGGCGAACGAGGAATCGCAGCAGGTTTTCCACCGAGCGTGCCGATTGGCTGGCAGCTGTGGAGTAGGCGATGATGTCACAGGCGAGGTTTGTCCTGGACTTGACTCCATTCCTGAGGCCGTCTGCTAGAGCGGCctgagtggagagagagagagagacatgcgtTTTCGAGGATTCACAACCTGTTACAGTCCTGCATTACATCGTACCTTAAAAGGCAGGTTTTGGGATTAAATGCTTACTCTTctcaagaaaaataagaaaaaaatgtaattgacaTTTTATAGGACGAGCAGATGATTAATGAATCCAGAAAGCATATCAGGGCATTTCACATCCAAATCCATCCAAGTCACTACATCTTACAGGTAATAGTAAAAGTACTCTGAGGGATGAAAATGTACCATGAAGACGGTTTTTCCCTCCCCGGGTCCGGCCTCCACCACCATCAGCCCCCCTTTGCTCCGGGCCTGCTCCGCTACCTCCACGGCCCCGGACAGCAGCTTCGCCCGGCTGGAGAACTGCCTCCGCAGCGCCTCCTGGTGGACCTCCTGCTCCGTCGCGTCGGACGatgcctcgtcctcctcctgggACGCAGAGAACAAGGAGGTGTTTGATTGCTATTTAGTGCTTTTCATTTTGTCCAAACGGAAAAAgtcaaatactttttctttaGTAGTTTAATGCTGCAAAGGAAAACAACAGAGAACATTTACTCATTTACTCAATAAATTAGTAATTTAAAATACCAAATATATAgtgcagtttaaaaaatatgcaTTGTAATAGCATGGATTATATCCAACAGTATATGAAGCCGTTATAAGTAGCTTTTTCTCAAACTTAAAAATTAAACTACCTAcctatctttatttatttaattttaaac is drawn from Gasterosteus aculeatus chromosome 3, fGasAcu3.hap1.1, whole genome shotgun sequence and contains these coding sequences:
- the tep1 gene encoding telomerase protein component 1 isoform X2; the protein is MRALCLQKANVAQADQPRVTCGRRLSSDYAPLCLENKLLAQSSTLMPQPGYSAPASSLQPSRLSSTSSSLLAASLTPLCRPSPLLSTENRLLTDLSPGFSFSLASSASVPNDPPLFTSLAGGSLLERFAGAPPFLHHAVGGEQKSHGEGDEGGKEVMQCSFEETGVYSEEEDILPEDEEEEEDDDALVAMELPAQESGNEELEQTTFIKQEEFAEIDRANENIEEELQDKKYLLLNAVCCSLVNKSTAPGQKDWDSEKSVWTKVIRLSRDISVRDPQFLLKVAVYTRQELNIRITANFLLALAANLPSTKPHVRRYFCAAVQLPSDWLEVVRIYSACFSRSLPSCLKKAMADKFKQFNEYQLAKYNTRKHRCKHSRNRPKSKKPSDEQMRKWANLLRSDESILKKFLKEDGSRAVVDKKQKEFSMKKMIEKFHIKEPAEHVMAILGKKYPADPKTFTRSGIKGSWDRERAGQRMKLKEPETWERLLSQEGNKAATWEKLIDNKSLPFMAMLRNLRNMITKGISGAHHKKILSRLTNKKAVVQSRQFPTRFLAAYKVIMELNALALQASKQALPPVQEILKGILGKIPKSRRFKSLDWETTPRSRIRVTMGVPFIYRLYKAKKTQLMNANKQEFTVALLDRYRGALETAVQLSCRYNVPPLPGRTVVVLACEMDSKDPCQKLDFCLPPEPGQKNEEEEEESGTKPDDNPTVSEAVALLSLMIASSAEDCQLCLHSWRNSEEVKLESDVLLHNVRILLKQMKAFSEMPYEARRCHCLTTMLSRSNKVDNIVVLTDRWLSLEIQWAVETYRTDVNDKALVVQIHMEDGESELVDDRNCVKLYGFSDQILRFVAERGSSRLLDHVEHLDKVYNIPPPEGARAPETTNCVAPIPASPKLRWRSVRVFVSSTFRDMHAERDVLVRAVFPELRRRAASRRLHLQEVELRWGVTEEESGRAAELCLSEVCRSQMLVGILGERYGLVPPRPLLPDLPQHSWLASAPAGLSITEMEIRQFQALYPDAAQQRMFCYFRDPNITNAVPVAWRSDFAPESKEAESKMASLKRRIRASDVKVTENYCCEWGGAVEGKSYLKHLEVFGEAVLEDLWAAVETLFVEEEDEASSDATEQEVHQEALRRQFSSRAKLLSGAVEVAEQARSKGGLMVVEAGPGEGKTVFMAALADGLRNGVKSRTNLACDIIAYSTAASQSARSVENLLRFLVRRLRRMNDTKEASPLPRSYKDLLLEFHSFLSGVKREKAVVLLIDGVDLLQDGRGQLNSDWIPQQLPQGVCLVLSITSKAPLLQTLAEKRGAVLLALGPLTVLDRKEMVKKELDSFGKKLSDSAFNNQLQTLVMKKGAASPLYLRLACEDLRNFASFDKLKESLQDLPQSLSQLVHRSLARLCTRFRGERGLRWALAALAVSSTGLRERDLYSVLNTCSDLSSRDGRLAWQDVLRLSRKPEGRLPMATFTRIAQSLQSLIGPSQCRDTDDLLALTNPEVRRAFEDFLLPTESDRTRAHLVLAAHMWALADPQGTDTFLLCEANSVMQLPANLNRSGQVEALHSLLSSYYFLYANVRHGLLHHLREAYSLCDGENTSAASLGFQDRLEDCRRFLRRHAPLLSSWPALFLQQALNEPPETAAHIWARGLTGRGGPRVVEWLNNDGGGAGGILQETNELVSTFSSVPTCLVGSSDGELMVVGTGRGMLHLISTRTGHEVKSLVSSCDGISSCVLLKDGRLATTSFDGRIEIWDIANGCRTALIQGHANVITGSDLTADRKHLVTVSLDFMLKVWSSAKGHEVAALPSSSPLNCVTFDPEGHLLAAGCWNGNVIVWNWLQNRTLASLTGHRRSVRSVSFSPSSSMLCSGSISGEVRLWSVPSSTCVGCFQAHRGAAEALAFLDGGSTLLSAGSDHLLQLWSGGLGRSVAALKSDDGDPQPPLKKLKSATSEPAALCVAVNGDCAAVGYHGDGIKLFSLDSGKKTWDSGGLDVSTLSLLWVARDAEHSQPELLLSAGSDKRVRVWRRADEDAGLLAGLEEWGTFNVQPGAVQAMAQNATYLATASDESSIVLCSLRDLALGPSLQPHALLSGHSGAVTCLAFSPDGGQLLSGGKDKALLVWDVSSSPAVLSKSLLHCHKDWITSCAWTPDCAISSSSDGALCSWDLQAGRCLREINLRDPLASICCLGGYVVAGGAGGTLHVWNWETNVEICHVAAHEQSIHHCSLLPRADQGKKVKPEEITVFTASEDGSVQLWKPLQVEHFGTLQGHSGAICGVVLAEGLPEFLSVSEDRSLRRWKRTTERPGGLRGPVAALCFSRGGDLLLAGYESGLLEVWRRGAAVGRKQVSDGTLTAICSMPGERFAVSYEKLAVDVWKVVWDGQRRLASLVKVSTYAVEAPVIRLNYCSVLMGVSDTGTIFDVTKDSASYGSYSVLNWNQQCRILGTTQNDERSMWLLAHAEGQIRIGFIFAMGPKIGFQSAFGSINLEIEEEEEEEEEEAGKVEVEAGTAEEEKGSLPTAGSVDKEFVVCGDANGNMWFNEPPDVCSWSSRKPAHSDRISVLKLTERLIISASHDGTVKLWDRNTKKQVGMFACGGPVLHLEVNPVNPNELVCGDGQGKIYFLSWKE